The sequence below is a genomic window from Acetivibrio clariflavus DSM 19732.
ATACGGAAGTTGCCGGTAATGAGATTTAATATTATCCATGGAACCATTACGATACCGGAGCCTAAAAGGGGGATGCCATCGGCCAGAGCAGTTACTAACCCCATTAGAACTTCATAGCCGGTATCTATTATTATGAAACCTATTGTAGATATGATAAAGGTAATAAACATTATTATTAACTGTGCTTTAAAATAACCGAATATAGAGGCCGAAACATCATTTTTGGCGTTATAGAAACTTTTCTGCGCTTTGTATGGTATTTGCCTGTATATAAAATTCCTTATATTCTTTTTATCACTACTTATAAAATACGAAGAAAGAAGAGTTACGGTAATAAAAATTCCAAGTTTGGGCAAAGAGGTTATACTGGTTATTATTGAGCCGGCTATAGCGGTTATGACTGCTTCCAATTTAGGCAAAAAAGCAAAAGTGTTACTTTTGAAAACTTCCTGGAGATTTATCGGAAGACTATTGTAAAATGTGTTCAGCTTATCGTAGTAACTTGACAGAAAGTAGGAAATGCTGGTTACATAGTTGGGAAGATTACTTTGTAGTTTTATAAGCTCTGTATATATTTTAAAGAGCAGAGATATGGCCAGGACTGCGATAACACATATGCTTAGTGTAAGGGACAGGACTGTGCAAATTTTTCTGTTCAATTTGGTTCTTTGCTCAAGAAAGCGAATAATAGGTTCATTTATTGCAGATATAGCTGCAGCTGTTAAAAACGGAGCAAAAAAAACAAACAGATATTTTATTGCTATGTAAAATCCAATAAGCAAGATAAGAAAAATTAACAAATTAGACAGTCTTTCAATATAGTATTTAAAAACTTTTTTCATATATTAAAAAGCTCCTCTTAATAACCCATATTATCCCATAATAATATATGATGGGTCTATTCATAAAAAGACGGTATTTTTTGGAATAACCTAAGTCCAATAAAGAATATAAAATAAATATAAAAGATTTCAGTTTAAGAAAAAATTTTGTATACAATATTCATAAACGCTTTATACTGATAAAAACGTCAACAATTGCATTTGACTTATTAAAGCATAATAAATATAATTAAATTGTTCATTATAAATAGTTATTTCACTCAATGAAGAGTGTTTATTTCTTGACAATGTTGTTAAGTTGACCGGTTCACTTATACAGTGATTAAAACAGCATAATTTAGCGTTTTAAGAAAATGTATATGCCAGACTTTATCGAACATCCAGAGTAAAAAGTAAATTTCTTAAAAGCGCAAACATATTTGAAAACTACCTTATCATTCATTAAAGAAAATCATCGCATTATTGGAATATTTTGTTTCGTTTTATAAATTCCGGGTATTACTCTGTTATAAGGTATTAGCCGGTTTTGGTTAATGTTCTGACTTAAAAAAGAACTATATAAAAAAATATATAAAAAAATAATTATAAAGATAAAATGGGGTTGGATATATGTTGTTAAAAAAAATGTTTAAAGGTGGGGTCGCTGTTCCGCATTTAAAAAGAACGGAAAATTGCGAAACAGTTAAAATGAAAGTGCCTGAAAAGGTCGTTATACCTATGCTTCAGCACATTGGTGCGCCCTGTGAGCCTTGTGTCAAAAAGGGTGATCAAGTTAAAGTAGGGCAGGTGATAGGAAACACGGATAAAT
It includes:
- the ytvI gene encoding sporulation integral membrane protein YtvI; translated protein: MKKVFKYYIERLSNLLIFLILLIGFYIAIKYLFVFFAPFLTAAAISAINEPIIRFLEQRTKLNRKICTVLSLTLSICVIAVLAISLLFKIYTELIKLQSNLPNYVTSISYFLSSYYDKLNTFYNSLPINLQEVFKSNTFAFLPKLEAVITAIAGSIITSITSLPKLGIFITVTLLSSYFISSDKKNIRNFIYRQIPYKAQKSFYNAKNDVSASIFGYFKAQLIIMFITFIISTIGFIIIDTGYEVLMGLVTALADGIPLLGSGIVMVPWIILNLITGNFRMALGLLSVYLFAVIVRQIIEPKIVSTQTGLHPLVTLISMYFGLIIFGVVGLFLGPVIMIMLKNLHSSGIITIRKEFQ